Proteins encoded together in one Deltaproteobacteria bacterium window:
- a CDS encoding response regulator has translation MDIFHILRGMCILLIDDDEWIRDSLCIFFESEGCHIVALETAEEGLDALADQRFDIIIADYKLPGMNGIEFISKIDRHCPDAVKVLITAYPTETVEQRAIQAGVRKIVAKPFTAGIILDCLAEVLSTEGT, from the coding sequence ATGGATATTTTTCACATATTGAGAGGGATGTGCATCCTTTTAATCGACGACGACGAGTGGATCAGAGATTCGCTGTGCATTTTTTTCGAGTCGGAAGGCTGCCATATCGTTGCCCTTGAAACCGCGGAGGAGGGCCTGGACGCGCTGGCGGACCAGAGGTTCGACATCATTATTGCCGATTACAAGCTTCCCGGCATGAATGGCATCGAATTTATCAGTAAAATCGATCGGCATTGTCCGGATGCCGTCAAGGTTCTCATCACGGCCTATCCTACGGAAACCGTCGAACAAAGGGCCATCCAGGCAGGCGTTCGGAAGATCGTCGCCAAACCTTTCACCGCCGGCATCATTCTGGATTGTCTGGCCGAGGTGCTCTCCACGGAAGGGACGTGA
- a CDS encoding CBS and ACT domain-containing protein, which yields MLVKNWMSKKVVTIDARESMQNATALMKEHRIRMLPVLQRSKLVGIITDRDLKKASASDATSLEIHELLYLLTKIKIEEIMTRDPITVDPQWTVEETAQLLLDKKISGVPVTVADRSVVGVITQTDIFRVLTSLTGIENGGVQVACLVEDRPGSIKELADLIRGYGGQMVSILSSYDQASENRRKVYIRMRHIERSRMGSLRKELVENFDVRYIIDHTQNQREIFSE from the coding sequence ATGCTGGTTAAAAATTGGATGAGCAAAAAGGTCGTGACCATTGACGCCAGGGAATCCATGCAGAATGCGACCGCGCTGATGAAGGAGCACCGCATTCGGATGCTGCCGGTGTTGCAACGCTCCAAGCTGGTCGGCATCATCACGGACCGCGATCTCAAAAAGGCATCCGCATCGGACGCCACCAGCCTGGAGATTCATGAACTCCTGTATCTGCTCACGAAAATAAAAATCGAGGAGATTATGACCCGCGATCCGATCACGGTGGATCCTCAATGGACCGTGGAGGAAACGGCTCAGCTGCTTCTGGACAAAAAAATATCCGGTGTTCCGGTTACCGTTGCCGATCGATCGGTTGTGGGCGTGATCACCCAGACGGACATCTTCAGGGTGCTGACCTCCCTGACCGGCATTGAGAACGGCGGCGTTCAGGTCGCCTGCCTGGTCGAAGACCGGCCGGGCAGCATCAAAGAGCTTGCCGACCTGATAAGAGGCTACGGCGGGCAGATGGTCAGCATTCTTTCATCCTACGATCAGGCGTCCGAAAACCGCCGGAAGGTTTATATCCGTATGCGCCATATCGAACGGTCCCGGATGGGCTCCCTTAGAAAGGAGTTGGTGGAAAATTTCGATGTGCGCTACATCATCGATCACACACAAAATCAGAGG